Proteins from a single region of Sesamum indicum cultivar Zhongzhi No. 13 linkage group LG5, S_indicum_v1.0, whole genome shotgun sequence:
- the LOC105162397 gene encoding ubiquinone biosynthesis monooxygenase COQ6, mitochondrial-like isoform X2 — MLNEVPEKDREKKLTDGGLDISGLVNLKLVHREGNAVIRRHLESLPLETFDSNTAFQQKIYPSRLSSMTIHSRSASSPHGSLAKLELSDGNSLYAKLVVGADGSKSRVKDLAGINPTGWKYSQNAIICTVEHMEENHCAWQCFLPNGPIALLPIGDNFSNIVWTMTPEESLNRKSMSEVDFVREIDRALDNGYGPHPNSQLFGGRAAFSWLTGDTTVSANECFEVPPRVTKVASERMVFPLSLNHIKTCCSYR, encoded by the exons ATGCTCAACGAGGTTCCTGAAAAGGACCGAGAAAAGAAGTTAACAGATGGTGGCCTTGACATTTCAGGATTGGTTAACTTAAAACTGGTCCATCGTGAAGGGAATGCAGTCATTCGACGTCACTTGGAGAGTCTTCCACTAGAGACATTTGATTCT AACACAGCTTTCCAGCAGAAAATATATCCTTCCAGATTAAGCTCAATGACCATACATTCAAGATCCGCATCAAGTCCTCATGGATCTTTAGCTAAATTGGAACTTAGTGATGGGAATAGCTTGTACGCCAAATTAGTG GTTGGAGCTGATGGGTCCAAATCACGAGTTAAGGATTTAGCGGGAATAAATCCAACTGGATGGAAATATTCTCAGAATGCAATTATATGTACTGTAGAGCATATGGAGGAAAACCATTGTGCTTGGCAATGTTTTCTCCCTAATGGCCCTATTGCACTTCTGCCAATTGGGGACAATTTCAGCAATATCGTCTGGACAATGACCCCTGAAGAGTCATTGAACCGCAAATCCATGTCAGAAGTTGATTTTGTGAGAGAAATAGATCGTGCTCTTGACAATGGCTATGGCCCACATCCAAATTCTCAACTGTTTGGTGGCAGAGCTGCATTCTCTTGGCTCACTGGAGACACAACAGTATCCGCCAATGAGTGTTTTGAAGTTCCTCCCAGAGTGACTAAAGTAGCATCTGAAAGAATGGTGTTTCCACTGTCTCTGAATCACATTAAAACGTGTTGTTCTTATCGGTGA